In the genome of Mauremys mutica isolate MM-2020 ecotype Southern chromosome 8, ASM2049712v1, whole genome shotgun sequence, one region contains:
- the CSF1R gene encoding macrophage colony-stimulating factor 1 receptor isoform X1, whose amino-acid sequence MEPAILVLLVAAGIWHGSASPTLNPNVTAMIVNKGTPVNLHCSGDFSVEWVSTRHNMIVNSTGTSSTLSITSASYRDTGTYQCAYTNSSDMERASIHLFVRDPEKVWYVPSISVRVSEGRDAQLPCLITDPEYGSNVTLLKDDNPPVLPGTEFSFSPRDGVTIYSVQQAHKGYYMCGALINGKVKRSSKIRLIVLKATVKPLAVTVEQKDHVRIQGEIFQITCNVISPSHKYNVKWIHPAQNVTTTTNINFEDGDYYVSVTLYIPAVTTGDSGRYSCVANNSVGSSNSSTVLQVVEGGYVRLLPMQNSSHEVKLGGNLELRVLIEAYPRLSNWSWTHENPSQHSVSALPNDQMVPGNNRYNNTLSLNRLKEDERGLYTFYAANDAANASVTFSITLKFPPEVHHVGMVFNDSTSHHCIASGYPAPHIEWYQCPGPADRCDQGRTLIWNDTNPWVISKLPFGKVKVESILQIKEFEYNVTFCCWAINSEGNDSQMHSVVPLPEKIRMLPHELFNPILSTSVGILVLLLLLLLFLLYKYNQKPKYQVRWKIIEACEGNNYIFIDPTQLPYNEKWEFPRNNLQFGKILGAGAFGKVIEATAFGLGKEDTVLKVAVKMLKSTAHTDEQEALMSELKIMSHLGHHENIVNLLGACTYGGPILVITEYCRYGDLLNFLRKNAESIIIQDSSLDSSLDSTADYKNIYLEKKYVRSDSGFASQCLETYVEMRPVPSDAMPAGGKLQGKNAEEEQDTRPLDLYDLLQFSNQVAQGMAFLASKNCIHRDLAARNVLVTHGRVAKICDFGLARDIMNDSNYVVKGNARLPVKWMAPESIFDCIYTVQSDVWSYGILLWEIFSLGKSPYPGMLVNSKFYSMVKQGYQMARPDFAPMEMYRIMQACWNLQPTRRPTFDQICHFIQKQLDANKEQDYTNLPSSSEEDSVSEPSGCCEESCDQAESSQPLLKSNNYQFC is encoded by the exons ATGGAGCCTGCCATCCTGGTGCTTCTGGTGGCAGCTGGCATCTGGCATG GCTCGGCATCTCCGACACTCAACCCTAATGTCACCGCCATGATTGTGAACAAGGGAACCCCTGTGAACTTGCACTGCTCTGGGGATTTCAGCGTGGAATGGGTCAGCACAAGACACAATATGATCGTGAACTCCACTGGCACTAGCAGCACACTCAGTATTACCAGTGCCAGTTACAGGGACACCGGCACCTATCAGTGCGCTTATACCAATAGCAGTGACATGGAGCGAGCATCCATCCATCTCTTTGTGAGAG ATCCCGAGAAGGTGTGGTATGTCCCTAGCATCAGTGTCAGAGTAAGCGAAGGCCGTGATGCACAGCTGCCATGTCTGATCACTGACCCAGAGTATGGATCCAACGTTACCCTGCTGAAGGATGACAATCCTCCAGTCTTACCAGGGACCGAGTTTTCTTTCAGCCCTCGGGATGGAGTAACCATATACAGTGTGCAGCAAGCTCATAAAGGATATTACATGTGTGGGGCCCTGATCAACGGAAAAGTGAAGAGGTCATCGAAAATCCGATTGATTGTTCTGAAAG CAACGGTAAAGCCGCTCGCAGTCACGGTGGAGCAAAAAGACCATGTGCGAATACAGGGGGAAATTTTCCAGATCACCTGCAATGTAATTTCTCCTTCCCACAAGTACAACGTCAAGTGGATCCATCCAGCTCAGAAT GTCACCACCACGACCAACATCAACTTTGAAGATGGGGACTATTACGTTTCCGTCACCTTATACATTCCAGCGGTGACAACAGGAGACAGTGGGAGATACAGTTGTGTAGCAAACAATTCTGTGGGATCCAGTAATTCTTCAACTGTGCTCCAGGTTGTAG AGGGAGGTTACGTACGTCTGTTGCCCATGCAGAACAGCAGCCACGAAGTAAAGTTGGGAGGAAATCTGGAACTGCGGGTCTTGATTGAGGCTTACCCCAGACTTAGCAACTGGAGTTGGACACATGAGAATCCTTCCCAACACTCTGTGAGCGCCCTACCCAACGACCAAATGGTCCCTGGTAACAACAG GTACAACAACACGCTCTCCCTGAACCGGCTGAAAGAAGATGAAAGGGGACTGTATACATTCTATGCTGCGAATGATGCGGCCAATGCATCCGTGACCTTCAGCATCACCCTGAAAT TCCCGCCTGAGGTCCATCATGTCGGGATGGTATTCAATGACTCAACGAGCCATCACTGTATAGCCAGTGGTTACCCAGCTCCACATATTGAGTGGTATCAGTGCCCTGGGCCTGCAGACAG ATGTGACCAGGGAAGAACACTGATTTGGAATGACACCAACCCATGGGTCATAAGCAAATTGCCCTTTGGAAAGGTGAAAGTAGAGAGCATCCTTCAAATTAAAGAGTTTGAATACAATGTTACCTTTTGCTGCTGGGCCATTAACAGCGAGGGGAATGACTCACAGATGCATAGCGTAGTCCCTTTGCCAG AAAAAATCCGGATGCTCCCACATGAGCTCTTCAACCCCATTCTCTCCACCTCTGTGGGAATATTGGTCctgcttctcctgctgctgctcttcctgctgTACAAATATAATCAG AAACCAAAATACCAGGTGCGGTGGAAGATCATTGAGGCCTGCGAAGGGAATAACTACATCTTTATTGACCCTACGCAATTGCCTTACAATGAGAAATGGGAATTCCCCAGGAACAACCTGCAGTTTG GAAAGatcctgggagcaggagcctttGGAAAAGTGATAGAAGCCACTGCTTTCGGGCTGGGGAAGGAAGACACTGTCCTCAAAGTGGCTGTGAAGATGCTCAAAT CAACAGCCCACACAGATGAACAGGAGGCCCTTATGTCTGAGCTGAAAATCATGAGTCACTTGGGCCACCATGAGAACATTGTTAACCTGCTGGGAGCCTGTACTTATGGAG GCCCAATTCTGGTCATCACTGAGTACTGTCGCTATGGAGATCTGCTGAATTTCCTGCGGAAGAACGCAGAGTCCATAATCATCCAGGACTCAAGCCTGGACTCCTCTCTGGATAGCACAGCCGATTACAAAAACATCTATCTGGAGAAGAAGTATGTCCGAAG TGATAGTGGGTTTGCAAGCCAGTGTTTGGAGACCTATGTTGAAATGAGACCTGTGCCATCAGACGCCATGCCAGCAGGGGGTAAGTTACAAG GCAAGAATGCAGAGGAAGAACAGGATACTCGGCCCCTGGATCTGTATGACCTGTTGCAGTTCTCCAATCAGGTGGCCCAGGGAATGGCCTTCCTTGCCTCAAAGAAT TGCATCCACCGGGACTTGGCAGCAAGGAATGTGCTAGTGACCCACGGACGAGTAGCCAAAATCTGTGACTTTGGGCTGGCGAGGGACATCATGAATGATTCAAACTATGTCGTCAAAGGCAAT GCCCGTCTGCCGGTGAAGTGGATGGCCCCAGAGAGTATCTTTGACTGCATATACACTGTGCAAAGCGATGTGTGGTCCTACGGCATCCTCCTCTGGGAGATCTTCTCGCTGG GTAAAAGCCCATACCCTGGCATGCTGGTGAATAGCAAGTTTTACAGCATGGTGAAGCAGGGGTATCAGATGGCCAGACCAGACTTTGCTCCGATGGAAAT GTATCGCATCATGCAAGCATGTTGGAATCTGCAACCCACCCGACGGCCCACCTTTGACCAGATATGCCATTTCATTCAAAAGCAACTGGACGCCAACAAGGAACAG GACTATACAAACCTCCCCAGCAGCTCGGAGGAAGACAGCGTGAGTGAGCCCTCTGGCTGCTGTGAAGAGTCCTGTGACCAAGCAGAGAGCAGTCAGCCTCTTCTGAAGAGCAACAATTACCAGTTCTGTTAG
- the CSF1R gene encoding macrophage colony-stimulating factor 1 receptor isoform X2, whose amino-acid sequence MEPAILVLLVAAGIWHGSASPTLNPNVTAMIVNKGTPVNLHCSGDFSVEWVSTRHNMIVNSTGTSSTLSITSASYRDTGTYQCAYTNSSDMERASIHLFVRDPEKVWYVPSISVRVSEGRDAQLPCLITDPEYGSNVTLLKDDNPPVLPGTEFSFSPRDGVTIYSVQQAHKGYYMCGALINGKVKRSSKIRLIVLKATVKPLAVTVEQKDHVRIQGEIFQITCNVISPSHKYNVKWIHPAQNVTTTTNINFEDGDYYVSVTLYIPAVTTGDSGRYSCVANNSVGSSNSSTVLQVVEGGYVRLLPMQNSSHEVKLGGNLELRVLIEAYPRLSNWSWTHENPSQHSVSALPNDQMVPGNNRYNNTLSLNRLKEDERGLYTFYAANDAANASVTFSITLKFPPEVHHVGMVFNDSTSHHCIASGYPAPHIEWYQCPGPADRCDQGRTLIWNDTNPWVISKLPFGKVKVESILQIKEFEYNVTFCCWAINSEGNDSQMHSVVPLPEKIRMLPHELFNPILSTSVGILVLLLLLLLFLLYKYNQKPKYQVRWKIIEACEGNNYIFIDPTQLPYNEKWEFPRNNLQFGKILGAGAFGKVIEATAFGLGKEDTVLKVAVKMLKSTAHTDEQEALMSELKIMSHLGHHENIVNLLGACTYGGPILVITEYCRYGDLLNFLRKNAESIIIQDSSLDSSLDSTADYKNIYLEKKYVRSDSGFASQCLETYVEMRPVPSDAMPAGGKNAEEEQDTRPLDLYDLLQFSNQVAQGMAFLASKNCIHRDLAARNVLVTHGRVAKICDFGLARDIMNDSNYVVKGNARLPVKWMAPESIFDCIYTVQSDVWSYGILLWEIFSLGKSPYPGMLVNSKFYSMVKQGYQMARPDFAPMEMYRIMQACWNLQPTRRPTFDQICHFIQKQLDANKEQDYTNLPSSSEEDSVSEPSGCCEESCDQAESSQPLLKSNNYQFC is encoded by the exons ATGGAGCCTGCCATCCTGGTGCTTCTGGTGGCAGCTGGCATCTGGCATG GCTCGGCATCTCCGACACTCAACCCTAATGTCACCGCCATGATTGTGAACAAGGGAACCCCTGTGAACTTGCACTGCTCTGGGGATTTCAGCGTGGAATGGGTCAGCACAAGACACAATATGATCGTGAACTCCACTGGCACTAGCAGCACACTCAGTATTACCAGTGCCAGTTACAGGGACACCGGCACCTATCAGTGCGCTTATACCAATAGCAGTGACATGGAGCGAGCATCCATCCATCTCTTTGTGAGAG ATCCCGAGAAGGTGTGGTATGTCCCTAGCATCAGTGTCAGAGTAAGCGAAGGCCGTGATGCACAGCTGCCATGTCTGATCACTGACCCAGAGTATGGATCCAACGTTACCCTGCTGAAGGATGACAATCCTCCAGTCTTACCAGGGACCGAGTTTTCTTTCAGCCCTCGGGATGGAGTAACCATATACAGTGTGCAGCAAGCTCATAAAGGATATTACATGTGTGGGGCCCTGATCAACGGAAAAGTGAAGAGGTCATCGAAAATCCGATTGATTGTTCTGAAAG CAACGGTAAAGCCGCTCGCAGTCACGGTGGAGCAAAAAGACCATGTGCGAATACAGGGGGAAATTTTCCAGATCACCTGCAATGTAATTTCTCCTTCCCACAAGTACAACGTCAAGTGGATCCATCCAGCTCAGAAT GTCACCACCACGACCAACATCAACTTTGAAGATGGGGACTATTACGTTTCCGTCACCTTATACATTCCAGCGGTGACAACAGGAGACAGTGGGAGATACAGTTGTGTAGCAAACAATTCTGTGGGATCCAGTAATTCTTCAACTGTGCTCCAGGTTGTAG AGGGAGGTTACGTACGTCTGTTGCCCATGCAGAACAGCAGCCACGAAGTAAAGTTGGGAGGAAATCTGGAACTGCGGGTCTTGATTGAGGCTTACCCCAGACTTAGCAACTGGAGTTGGACACATGAGAATCCTTCCCAACACTCTGTGAGCGCCCTACCCAACGACCAAATGGTCCCTGGTAACAACAG GTACAACAACACGCTCTCCCTGAACCGGCTGAAAGAAGATGAAAGGGGACTGTATACATTCTATGCTGCGAATGATGCGGCCAATGCATCCGTGACCTTCAGCATCACCCTGAAAT TCCCGCCTGAGGTCCATCATGTCGGGATGGTATTCAATGACTCAACGAGCCATCACTGTATAGCCAGTGGTTACCCAGCTCCACATATTGAGTGGTATCAGTGCCCTGGGCCTGCAGACAG ATGTGACCAGGGAAGAACACTGATTTGGAATGACACCAACCCATGGGTCATAAGCAAATTGCCCTTTGGAAAGGTGAAAGTAGAGAGCATCCTTCAAATTAAAGAGTTTGAATACAATGTTACCTTTTGCTGCTGGGCCATTAACAGCGAGGGGAATGACTCACAGATGCATAGCGTAGTCCCTTTGCCAG AAAAAATCCGGATGCTCCCACATGAGCTCTTCAACCCCATTCTCTCCACCTCTGTGGGAATATTGGTCctgcttctcctgctgctgctcttcctgctgTACAAATATAATCAG AAACCAAAATACCAGGTGCGGTGGAAGATCATTGAGGCCTGCGAAGGGAATAACTACATCTTTATTGACCCTACGCAATTGCCTTACAATGAGAAATGGGAATTCCCCAGGAACAACCTGCAGTTTG GAAAGatcctgggagcaggagcctttGGAAAAGTGATAGAAGCCACTGCTTTCGGGCTGGGGAAGGAAGACACTGTCCTCAAAGTGGCTGTGAAGATGCTCAAAT CAACAGCCCACACAGATGAACAGGAGGCCCTTATGTCTGAGCTGAAAATCATGAGTCACTTGGGCCACCATGAGAACATTGTTAACCTGCTGGGAGCCTGTACTTATGGAG GCCCAATTCTGGTCATCACTGAGTACTGTCGCTATGGAGATCTGCTGAATTTCCTGCGGAAGAACGCAGAGTCCATAATCATCCAGGACTCAAGCCTGGACTCCTCTCTGGATAGCACAGCCGATTACAAAAACATCTATCTGGAGAAGAAGTATGTCCGAAG TGATAGTGGGTTTGCAAGCCAGTGTTTGGAGACCTATGTTGAAATGAGACCTGTGCCATCAGACGCCATGCCAGCAGGGG GCAAGAATGCAGAGGAAGAACAGGATACTCGGCCCCTGGATCTGTATGACCTGTTGCAGTTCTCCAATCAGGTGGCCCAGGGAATGGCCTTCCTTGCCTCAAAGAAT TGCATCCACCGGGACTTGGCAGCAAGGAATGTGCTAGTGACCCACGGACGAGTAGCCAAAATCTGTGACTTTGGGCTGGCGAGGGACATCATGAATGATTCAAACTATGTCGTCAAAGGCAAT GCCCGTCTGCCGGTGAAGTGGATGGCCCCAGAGAGTATCTTTGACTGCATATACACTGTGCAAAGCGATGTGTGGTCCTACGGCATCCTCCTCTGGGAGATCTTCTCGCTGG GTAAAAGCCCATACCCTGGCATGCTGGTGAATAGCAAGTTTTACAGCATGGTGAAGCAGGGGTATCAGATGGCCAGACCAGACTTTGCTCCGATGGAAAT GTATCGCATCATGCAAGCATGTTGGAATCTGCAACCCACCCGACGGCCCACCTTTGACCAGATATGCCATTTCATTCAAAAGCAACTGGACGCCAACAAGGAACAG GACTATACAAACCTCCCCAGCAGCTCGGAGGAAGACAGCGTGAGTGAGCCCTCTGGCTGCTGTGAAGAGTCCTGTGACCAAGCAGAGAGCAGTCAGCCTCTTCTGAAGAGCAACAATTACCAGTTCTGTTAG